Proteins from one Mytilus galloprovincialis chromosome 11, xbMytGall1.hap1.1, whole genome shotgun sequence genomic window:
- the LOC143051400 gene encoding uncharacterized protein LOC143051400 — translation MDAASAKRIKRNLVFFKENITQLSKVMDKLIETDSIRMEEKAEILAEKSLDTQCHILLELLMKRGGFDSLIEALKISGNGHVADKILQTDVCCRKDKTQLQKEDSFFVFDDRKEEIIQLIKERELVKMRYTELSTKYKKIKSDNETKSDDIKNLKEEIDSLRCQLAEVEKKASNIKDELKKRDKEKGKTVEPRPKLFKDRKDVGKDAVDGPLEELPNDVRGHVDSEGLLFRMEEQTTTIQLLTEEATHYNNLIATLEDQIEELKATVDEKNNDIMTLRNNVGKLQVHLKAGRQEREKISAELRKDMEKNMKIHDERFDQIDDKMEYVIKLLTINRNAPRQLEVNPIKSPRNQKQNKYTKKFGR, via the exons ATGGACGCAGCGTCTGCAAAACGTATAAAAAGAAATCTTGTTTTCTTCAAGGAAAACATCACTCAGTTGAGTAAAGTAATGGACAAGTTAATCGAGACGGACTCTATACGTATGGAGGAAAAGGCAGAGATACTAGCAGAAAAAAGTCTGGACACACAATGTCATATTTTGTTAGAATTGTTGATGAAGCGCGGTGGGTTTGATTCATTGATTGAAGCTCTGAAAATATCTGGAAACGGTCACGTGGCTGACAAAATACTACAAACTGATGTTTGCTGTCGAAAAG ATAAAACCCAATTACAGAAAGAGGACTCATTCTTTGTG TTTGATGACCGGAAGGAAGAGATAATTCAATTAATTAAAGAGAGAGAATTGGTCAAAATGAGGTACACTGAACTTTCTACTAAGTACAAGAAGATAAAATCTGATAATGAAACCAAATCGGATGATATAAAAAATTTGAAGGAGGAAATCGATTCGTTACGGTGTCAATTGGCAGAAGTTGAAAAGAAAGCGTCAAATATAAAAGACGAACTTAAAAAGCGAGACAAAGAAAAGGGGAAAACTGTCGAGCCCAGACCGAAGTTATTTAAAGATCGAAAAGATGTTGGAAAAGATGCCGTTGATGGTCCACTGGAAGAGCTTCCGAATGATGTAAGGGGTCACGTTGATTCCGAAGGACTACTTTTTCGAATGGAAGAGCAGACTACCACAATTCAATTACTGACCGAAGAGGCGACACACTACAACAATTTGATCGCGACATTAGAAGACCAAATCGAGGAACTTAAAGCAACCGTAGATGAAAAGAATAATGATATCATGACTCTTCGTAATAATGTTGGAAAACTTCAGGTGCACCTCAAAGCTGGGCGTCAAGAAAGAGAGAAGATTTCGGCAGAACTCCGCAAagatatggaaaaaaatatgaaaattcatGATGAAAGATTTGATCAAATTGACGATAAAATGGAGTATGTTATCAAACTACTAACAATTAACAGAAATGCACCGAGACAATTGGAAGTCAATCCAATCAAATCTCCCAgaaaccaaaaacaaaacaagtaTACTAAAAAGTTTGGTCGTTAG
- the LOC143052825 gene encoding uncharacterized protein LOC143052825: MDPCLSKKITKNCEFIENNLVRLSKVVDKLMDDDVLTLVDKTNILSAPSKETQINILLEKLINVGGTAFTSFVESLNATGNERIADQILQTDSSEDTAMSREETSFSDSTSGDFREDEILHLYKEKQMYKVKLSDMTTNYKQLQSELTVKEHKIECLNKEIHKLQIDLEENRKGLLENSFDALEGDIFRRMNTGANTRELMRKARDLQLALDEKEEKANNLQKDLEYYRSQLDIVEKQVKKQKDDNSEKDTRIMILRNQVGKLQNYLQASKQNLSRINNEQKRIMDQWNKEQLERFKEIENKMEGGKKDNSKRFNTLEDKIDILIKMMSAQGPALPNLIKSVEKSKPPVKSHKDAYGRKGKSNRYKN; this comes from the exons ATGGATCCAtgtttgtccaaaaaaataactaaaaattgtGAATTTATCGAAAATAATCTCGTCCGCTTGTCTAAGGTTGTAGACAAGTTAATGGATGATGACGTTCTAACACTTGTGGACAAGACAAACATTCTCTCAGCACCATCAAAGGAGACCCAGATCAATATCTTACTGGAGAAACTTATCAATGTCGGCGGGACCGCTTTCACCTCTTTTGTAGAATCGTTAAATGCAACCGGAAATGAACGTATAGCTGATCAGATACTTCAGACAGATTCGTCGG AAGATACAGCCATGTCTCGAGAAGAGACCTCGTTCAGTGATAGCACA TCTGGTGACTTCCGAGAAGATGAAATCCTCCATCTTTATAAAGAAAAACAGATGTATAAAGTGAAGCTGTCCGACATGACAACTAATTACAAACAGCTCCAGTCAGAACTGACCGTCAAGGAACATAAAATAGAATGCCTGAACAAAGAGATACACAAACTACAGATTGACCTTGAGGAGAACAGGAAGGGGTTGTTAGAGAACAGTTTCGACGCATTGGAAGGCGACATTTTCCGAAGGATGAATACTGGTGCAAATACCAGGGAACTGATGAGAAAG GCTCGTGACCTGCAGTTAGCGTTAGACGAAAAGGAAGAAAAAGCTAACAACTTGCAAAAGGATTTAGAATACTACAGAAGCCAGCTCGACATAGTAGAGAAACAAGTAAAGAAACAGAAAGACGACAACAGCGAAAAAGATACTAGAATAATGATACTTAGAAATCAG GTAGGGAAACTCCAGAACTACCTACAAGCCAGTAAACAGAACTTATCACGGATCAATAACGAACAAAAACGCATCATGGACCAGTGGAATAAAGAACAGCTGGAACGCTTTAAAGAGATAGAAAACAAGATGGAGGGCGGAAAGAAAGACAACTCCAAGCGATTTAATACACTGGAGGACAAGATAGATATCTTGATAAAGATGATGTCAGCGCAGGGACCTGCATTGCCGAATCTAATTAAGAGTGTTGAAAAGAGCAAACCTCCTGTGAAAAGTCATAAAGATGCGTATGGAAgaaaaggaaaatcaaatcgatataagaattaa